Below is a genomic region from Chloroflexaceae bacterium.
CCGTGCCCCATGCGTTCGTCACGACCGCGCTGCGTGAAGGCAAGGTGCTGTATGAGCGAGGCGATTGACCTGGCGCGCGGCTGGCTGGCCAAGGGGGATAGCGACCTGTTTAGCGCGAGGCTCATCGCGACAAGCTCTGGCCCATATGATACGGCCTGCTTCCATGCCCAGCAGGCCGCTGAGAAGTATCTGAAGGGACTGCTCGCTTTCGCAGGGCAGCCGGTTCCACTCACCCATAACCTTGAGGAGCTTGAGCGCTACTGTGCGACGCTCAATCCAGCGCCGGATTTCACGGGGCTGGACCTGACGCAGTTGACCCCCTACGCCGTCCAGTTGCGGTATGACCCTGGTTTCTGGCCCGATCAGGCTACTGCGGTCGAGGCGCTCGCCCTGGCTGAGCGAGTCCGCACGGCGGTACTGGCCGTGTTGCCCCAGGCCGCGCATCCGCAGAGAACAAATGCATTCATGTAGCGCGTCGCTAATCAACGCTGTGCGACTTGCCAAAACTACAACAGAAAAGGGCGATCAATCCACTTCCACCAGCGGCCCGATCGCCGTCAGGATGTGGTGAGCACATCCAGGCGACCCTTTCCGACGTGCCGAGAGGCGCGGAGAACAGGGTTTCGATTTCCGCAAGCGCCGCCTGATAATCCGCCTTATTCCGCATTGGTCTGATCTCCCTAGTGACGTCTCGAGCCAGGGGTTTAGAACATCGATTGTGGCGGGTAGGCGGAGTATGGCGCAGCTATACGTCAATGAGAATTTCCCACTGCCGGTCGTTGAAGAACCGCGTCGGCGTGCTGACCAGCCACGACAGCGGTCAGGCGGGGCAGGCAACGCCCGATGAAAAGGTCCTGGAATTTGCTGCGGCTGAAACGCGCATCCTGATCACCCTTAACCGCAAGCATTTCGTTCGCTTGCAGCGGGTGCGGCCAGACCACGCTGGCATTTGTGGAACACCTTTGTGCCCCGGCGTCTTTGCGTCATCCGGAAGCCTGGGGGATGATCATCGACGCGAAGACACAAAGACGCGAAGAATACATAAAACGATCTTTGCGC
It encodes:
- a CDS encoding HEPN domain-containing protein translates to MSEAIDLARGWLAKGDSDLFSARLIATSSGPYDTACFHAQQAAEKYLKGLLAFAGQPVPLTHNLEELERYCATLNPAPDFTGLDLTQLTPYAVQLRYDPGFWPDQATAVEALALAERVRTAVLAVLPQAAHPQRTNAFM